The proteins below are encoded in one region of Haladaptatus sp. R4:
- a CDS encoding helix-turn-helix domain-containing protein, giving the protein MSVTADLSISGEEFVLGTALLTDADVHIELERVVPSSRQVLPFFWAIGSDFETFENDVRSNPNVQSLIALDRVEGRVLYRVEWSEEVESFIYGIAEVGATILEATGDRVWRFRLRFHDHGALSAFHDYCEVRDIGYTLDRVVTDLAEEREEFGLTPEQRETLMLALERDYFDVPRGVTLGELADELGVTQQSVSERVRRGTGSVLEAVLLEANGRDTGST; this is encoded by the coding sequence ATGAGCGTCACGGCTGATTTGTCGATATCCGGAGAAGAGTTCGTTCTCGGCACTGCCCTCCTTACAGATGCCGACGTTCATATCGAACTGGAGCGGGTCGTCCCTTCCTCACGGCAGGTACTCCCGTTTTTCTGGGCCATCGGGTCGGACTTCGAGACGTTCGAGAACGACGTGCGGAGCAATCCGAACGTGCAGAGCCTCATCGCGCTCGACAGGGTCGAAGGGCGTGTTCTCTATCGTGTCGAGTGGAGCGAGGAAGTCGAGAGTTTCATCTACGGTATCGCGGAAGTCGGCGCGACCATCCTCGAAGCGACCGGCGACCGCGTCTGGCGATTTCGACTCCGATTTCACGATCACGGTGCGCTTTCGGCGTTCCACGACTACTGTGAAGTCCGGGACATCGGCTACACACTGGATCGCGTTGTGACTGACCTCGCCGAGGAGCGGGAGGAGTTCGGGTTGACACCCGAACAACGTGAGACGCTGATGCTGGCACTCGAACGGGACTACTTCGACGTTCCGCGCGGCGTGACGCTCGGCGAACTCGCGGACGAACTCGGCGTCACCCAGCAGTCGGTATCCGAACGCGTCCGACGCGGGACCGGAAGCGTCCTCGAAGCGGTGCTCCTCGAAGCGAACGGGCGGGACACCGGGTCCACGTAA
- a CDS encoding A/G-specific adenine glycosylase → MTETAPSIPDRDAVRDALVSWYEDDHRSFPWRETDDPYAILVSEVMSQQTQLGRVVTAWEAFLDRWPTPEDLAAADRSDVVGFWSSHSLGYNNRAKYLHEAANQVIDEYDGTFPETPDELQNLQGVGPYTANAVASFAFNNGNAVVDTNVKRVLYRAFDVPDDDSVFEEVASDVMPDGASRVWNNAIMELGGVACEKTPSCDTAGCPWREWCHAYETGDFTAPDVPTQPKFEGSRRQMRGRVVSLLKEYDELPLSKLGPRVRIDYGGQYGEKWLRELCSDLEGDGLVKLEEREEWVARLRR, encoded by the coding sequence ATGACCGAAACGGCGCCGTCGATCCCCGACAGAGACGCGGTACGCGACGCCCTCGTTTCGTGGTACGAGGACGACCATCGGTCGTTCCCGTGGCGCGAAACCGACGACCCATACGCCATCCTCGTCTCCGAGGTGATGAGCCAGCAGACGCAACTCGGCCGCGTCGTGACGGCGTGGGAGGCGTTCCTCGACCGCTGGCCGACCCCGGAGGACCTCGCGGCGGCCGACCGCTCGGACGTGGTCGGCTTCTGGTCCTCCCACAGTCTGGGCTACAACAACCGCGCGAAGTACCTCCACGAGGCCGCGAACCAAGTCATCGATGAGTACGACGGCACGTTCCCCGAGACGCCGGACGAACTCCAGAACTTGCAGGGCGTCGGGCCGTACACCGCCAACGCCGTCGCCTCGTTCGCGTTTAACAACGGCAACGCGGTGGTCGATACCAACGTCAAGCGCGTGCTGTACCGGGCGTTCGACGTGCCGGACGACGATTCGGTTTTCGAGGAGGTCGCGAGCGACGTCATGCCCGACGGGGCGTCCCGCGTCTGGAACAACGCCATCATGGAACTCGGCGGCGTGGCCTGCGAGAAGACGCCCTCCTGTGATACGGCGGGTTGCCCGTGGCGCGAGTGGTGTCACGCCTACGAGACGGGCGACTTCACCGCCCCCGACGTTCCCACCCAACCCAAATTCGAGGGAAGCCGTCGGCAGATGCGCGGCCGCGTGGTCTCGCTGTTGAAGGAGTACGACGAACTCCCGCTCTCGAAACTCGGCCCGCGGGTGCGAATCGATTACGGCGGCCAGTACGGCGAGAAGTGGCTCCGGGAACTGTGTTCGGATCTGGAAGGAGATGGGTTGGTGAAGTTGGAGGAGCGCGAGGAGTGGGTCGCGCGGCTTAGGCGGTAA
- a CDS encoding helix-turn-helix transcriptional regulator, with protein sequence MKSELKRYREALGLSQGELAECVGVTRQTINAIERDRYDPSLELAFKLAYFFEVRIHDLFIWEDYDDVRKP encoded by the coding sequence ATGAAGTCGGAACTCAAACGATACCGCGAAGCGCTCGGTCTCAGCCAAGGCGAACTCGCGGAATGTGTTGGCGTCACGCGTCAGACGATCAACGCCATCGAACGCGACCGCTATGACCCCTCGCTCGAACTCGCGTTCAAACTAGCGTACTTCTTCGAAGTTCGGATACACGACCTGTTCATTTGGGAGGACTACGACGATGTCAGAAAACCGTGA
- a CDS encoding DUF2178 domain-containing protein, translated as MNHSNGRRLRDSHRLRYVGVFVLAAAVYAVLIVAGYPFVGVGAWVAICAVGVAYRHRLDRPLFDERDEMLNRIAARRTIRILGICSAIGFPAAVVLWATGYNEWPPWMRWLAIYTAGIGFLYTGLRLYTRYER; from the coding sequence ATGAACCATTCCAACGGGCGGCGTCTCAGAGATTCACACCGTCTGCGATACGTGGGTGTTTTCGTCCTCGCCGCCGCGGTGTACGCCGTCCTTATCGTCGCCGGCTATCCCTTCGTGGGAGTCGGTGCGTGGGTCGCCATCTGTGCCGTCGGTGTCGCCTATCGCCACCGTCTCGACCGCCCGCTCTTCGACGAACGCGACGAGATGCTCAACCGCATCGCCGCGCGCAGGACGATTCGCATTCTCGGGATCTGCTCGGCCATCGGCTTTCCTGCCGCAGTGGTTCTCTGGGCGACTGGCTACAACGAGTGGCCGCCTTGGATGCGTTGGCTCGCCATCTACACCGCAGGTATCGGCTTCCTCTACACCGGACTCCGTCTCTATACCCGATACGAGCGATGA
- a CDS encoding ABC transporter permease gives MAVETARSTPSDPVLWLQQVVAFMRRTILSQLKNRRALLITFGFPVGYYLLDTHLAAGQGGVSPTSKTIAAIGMGMFAVFIVALTGFARLFGDDITEKRYRKLRSLPISPSADFTGRLLGSYVIALVAYTLMLVVAALDGASFDAFGPVSVLVFLGSLFAFCVVAMAVATVVAVVLRGDGVYRATVLLVLVVFAATGFNGVSLAVIPPDLQYAVNYVPNSLAVRLQLAYTTTHLGSLTPPALPDSLTWGGLLAVYTLIAGAVAAALFRRYVYDGEVGE, from the coding sequence ATGGCGGTTGAAACAGCACGCTCTACCCCCTCAGATCCGGTGCTGTGGTTACAACAGGTCGTCGCGTTCATGCGACGGACGATTCTCTCGCAGTTGAAGAACCGACGTGCACTCCTCATCACGTTCGGTTTTCCGGTCGGTTACTACCTCCTCGATACGCACCTCGCGGCCGGACAGGGTGGGGTGTCCCCCACGAGCAAGACCATCGCGGCCATCGGAATGGGTATGTTCGCCGTGTTCATCGTCGCTCTCACCGGATTCGCCCGGTTGTTCGGGGACGATATCACCGAAAAACGCTATCGCAAACTCCGCTCGCTTCCCATCTCGCCTTCGGCCGATTTCACCGGCCGCTTGTTGGGCAGTTACGTCATCGCGCTCGTCGCCTACACCCTGATGCTCGTCGTCGCCGCGCTCGACGGCGCTTCCTTCGACGCGTTCGGTCCCGTCTCTGTGCTTGTCTTCCTCGGCAGTCTGTTCGCGTTCTGCGTGGTGGCAATGGCAGTCGCCACCGTTGTCGCCGTTGTTCTTCGCGGTGACGGGGTGTACCGTGCGACGGTTCTCCTCGTCCTCGTCGTCTTCGCCGCGACGGGTTTCAACGGAGTTTCTCTGGCCGTGATTCCGCCCGACCTCCAGTACGCCGTCAACTACGTGCCGAATTCGCTCGCCGTTCGTCTGCAACTCGCGTACACGACGACCCACCTCGGCTCCCTCACACCACCGGCCCTTCCCGATTCCCTCACGTGGGGCGGGCTTCTCGCCGTCTACACCCTCATCGCCGGAGCCGTCGCTGCCGCGCTCTTCCGCCGTTACGTCTACGACGGGGAGGTCGGCGAATGA
- a CDS encoding ABC transporter ATP-binding protein: protein MTATSKVEPAVVVRNVTKSFDGKTVLDGVDLDIPAGRTTLLMGENGSGKTIFLSCLAGGLHPTSGTIECFGDEPAEARTSFNFTLQDSLTLPDLTGRENAEFYADLHPNATGEWLGIAERLGIADSLDDPVRDYSGGMIRKLELAIVFGVDVPLYLLDEPTAELDMAAINTVHALVNERCREGKTVVFSSHTAVDVELADKVAFVRDGHVGKVGAPDALLDTVPPVALAPTRTAADALRDHVGDDRLFETNDGYRGFLDADTDEPALPDDIDVTEPSWSDFFNYYVRFN from the coding sequence ATGACCGCTACCTCGAAGGTCGAACCGGCCGTCGTCGTGCGTAACGTGACGAAGTCGTTCGATGGAAAGACCGTTCTCGACGGTGTGGACTTGGACATTCCGGCGGGAAGGACGACGCTCCTGATGGGTGAAAACGGATCCGGAAAAACGATTTTCCTCTCCTGTCTGGCCGGTGGTCTCCACCCCACGAGCGGTACCATCGAGTGTTTCGGTGACGAACCGGCCGAGGCCCGAACGTCGTTCAACTTCACCTTACAGGACAGTCTCACGCTGCCGGACCTCACGGGTCGAGAGAACGCGGAGTTCTACGCCGACCTCCATCCGAACGCGACTGGTGAGTGGTTGGGTATCGCGGAGCGGTTGGGCATTGCGGACTCCCTCGACGACCCGGTTCGGGACTACTCCGGCGGGATGATTCGAAAGCTGGAACTCGCAATCGTCTTCGGCGTGGACGTGCCGCTCTACCTGTTGGACGAGCCGACAGCCGAACTCGACATGGCGGCGATAAACACCGTCCACGCGCTCGTCAACGAGCGATGTCGTGAGGGGAAAACGGTCGTATTTTCGAGCCACACGGCCGTCGACGTGGAACTGGCCGACAAGGTGGCGTTCGTTCGCGACGGTCACGTCGGCAAAGTCGGTGCGCCCGACGCGCTGCTCGATACCGTTCCGCCGGTCGCACTCGCGCCCACGCGGACCGCCGCCGATGCTCTCCGTGACCACGTCGGCGACGACCGCTTGTTCGAGACGAACGACGGCTATCGCGGGTTCCTCGACGCCGACACGGACGAACCAGCGCTCCCAGACGACATCGACGTGACCGAACCGTCGTGGTCCGACTTCTTCAACTACTACGTCCGGTTCAATTGA
- a CDS encoding NADPH-dependent FMN reductase — protein MTNQPHVVAICGSLGEESVTRFALEHVLVGVERAGGTGELLDLREFDLPQFDPDQREAGDTPELKRRVRAADAVVLGTPVYHGSYSSPLKAALDYCGFDEFEGKTVGLLAVAGGRFPVTAMDHLRSVCRALDAWVLPYEVAIPRSHSAVMDGAFTDEELANRVVTLGRQIVRYSHIEPCPPSFESGENIGAAD, from the coding sequence ATGACCAATCAACCGCACGTTGTAGCCATCTGTGGCAGTCTCGGGGAGGAAAGCGTGACCAGATTCGCGCTCGAACACGTCCTCGTCGGCGTGGAACGGGCGGGTGGAACCGGCGAACTCCTCGACCTCCGCGAATTCGACCTGCCGCAGTTCGACCCCGACCAACGGGAAGCGGGTGATACCCCCGAACTGAAACGTCGCGTGCGCGCGGCGGACGCGGTCGTCCTGGGCACACCCGTCTATCATGGCTCGTACTCCTCGCCGCTGAAGGCGGCGCTCGACTACTGCGGGTTCGACGAGTTCGAGGGGAAAACCGTCGGCCTGCTCGCCGTGGCGGGTGGTCGGTTTCCGGTCACCGCGATGGACCACCTCCGGTCCGTCTGTCGCGCGCTCGATGCGTGGGTGCTCCCGTACGAGGTGGCGATTCCCCGCTCGCACAGCGCGGTGATGGACGGCGCGTTCACCGACGAGGAGTTGGCGAATCGCGTCGTCACGCTCGGGCGGCAAATCGTCCGCTACTCGCACATCGAGCCGTGTCCGCCGAGTTTCGAGAGCGGGGAAAATATCGGCGCGGCCGATTGA
- a CDS encoding thymidine kinase — MHKITNSGWVEVITGCMFSGKTEELLRRLRRAEIAGQEVAVFKPALDDRYGEDTVGSHDGSSWEATVVEPDDDGVWEIPRGLNGEKVVAIDEANFFSAELVDVCEFLADDGRRVIISGTDQTFRGEPFDPVPQLISVAEYVEKLQAICAQCGEPATRNQRLIDGEPAHMDDPTILVGAQESYEARCRNCHILRRE, encoded by the coding sequence ATGCACAAAATCACGAACAGTGGGTGGGTCGAGGTCATCACCGGCTGTATGTTCTCCGGGAAGACCGAGGAACTGCTCCGACGGCTTCGCCGCGCGGAAATCGCGGGGCAGGAAGTCGCGGTGTTCAAACCCGCACTGGACGACCGTTACGGCGAGGACACGGTCGGCTCCCACGACGGCAGTTCGTGGGAAGCGACCGTCGTGGAACCGGACGACGACGGCGTGTGGGAAATCCCGAGGGGATTGAACGGCGAGAAAGTCGTCGCCATCGACGAGGCGAACTTCTTCTCCGCGGAACTCGTCGACGTGTGTGAATTCCTCGCGGATGACGGACGACGCGTCATCATCAGCGGCACCGACCAGACCTTCCGCGGTGAGCCGTTCGACCCGGTCCCGCAACTCATCTCCGTGGCCGAGTACGTCGAAAAGCTCCAAGCCATCTGTGCGCAGTGTGGCGAACCCGCGACGCGAAACCAGCGGCTCATCGACGGCGAACCCGCACACATGGACGATCCGACGATTTTGGTGGGCGCACAGGAGTCCTACGAAGCCCGGTGTCGAAACTGCCACATCCTACGGCGCGAGTAG
- a CDS encoding zinc-ribbon domain-containing protein: MSQSVTSSMNIGCPHCGSASTVDIAPDGQGQAESDDQLKGTLVRCQSCGDDFSFYYY, translated from the coding sequence ATGTCTCAGTCAGTTACGAGCAGTATGAACATCGGGTGTCCCCACTGTGGGTCCGCATCGACTGTCGATATCGCACCCGACGGACAAGGTCAAGCGGAATCCGACGACCAGTTGAAGGGGACGCTCGTCCGATGCCAATCCTGTGGTGACGATTTTTCGTTCTACTACTACTGA
- a CDS encoding DHH family phosphoesterase, with amino-acid sequence MGNCVICGTPADGPICSSHEQDVLFEFNGNSPEQLVTGRFYKGTVDGFADFGVFIDIGDRVTGLLHKSELDQRLESLDWDQGDAVFVEVIGVRDNGNVDLSSSIRQSEREFRGKLIQDGTDVHLPSESNDETTSDEPESNSESASESEAESTSESEAESASEHEAEPEHESESEPEQPATTDGSGNAVGGATVSSQIEQPERVQIETLGDRVGDSVRIEGEIVSASQTSGPTVFELRDETAVVDCAAFKEAGVRAYPEVDTGDIARLVGEVELRNNELQVETEHLEALTEEEEATVEDRLAQALEDEARPEDVEPLADDSAVEAIHGDVRDAAGAIRRAVIESRPVIVRHNASAEGYVAGAAIERAVLPLVRDEHARSDAQYHYFDRRPLEDGFYDMQDATKDATMMLDNRERHDEKLPLFVLIDAGSTVESSDGLSLLDIYGAPHVVIDTHYPDDEVAQTADVVVNPFLGDSGDDVTAAVLGANVAAHVNDEVRDDVAHLPAVSYWEDTPSEYTDLATDAGYDEDHVTALREAVALEAYYQSYEDKRELITDLLFEHAKRDLAEHVSEQFRTKLENELDTAEPNLTVRGANGVTFTVLDTEAYTHRFDFPSTAVLLDALHRRDMTGQPGDQNVTLGLADDEVHIRSDGEINVRDIAEDVEDRAPEAGIVPVGTRDGKFEFLRGERDEALDAVIEAVSAKLN; translated from the coding sequence ATGGGTAACTGCGTCATTTGCGGGACGCCTGCTGACGGCCCGATTTGTTCGAGCCACGAGCAGGACGTTCTCTTTGAATTCAACGGAAACAGCCCGGAGCAGCTCGTTACTGGACGATTTTACAAAGGTACCGTCGACGGTTTCGCCGACTTCGGCGTCTTCATCGACATCGGTGACCGCGTCACCGGCCTGCTTCACAAGAGCGAGTTGGACCAGCGGCTCGAAAGCCTCGACTGGGACCAAGGCGACGCGGTCTTCGTCGAGGTCATTGGTGTGCGCGACAACGGCAACGTCGATCTCAGCTCGTCGATTCGCCAATCGGAACGCGAGTTCCGCGGCAAGCTGATTCAGGACGGTACCGACGTGCACCTCCCCAGTGAATCGAACGACGAAACCACGTCGGACGAACCGGAATCGAATTCCGAATCCGCGTCCGAATCCGAAGCCGAATCTACGTCCGAATCCGAAGCCGAATCTGCGTCCGAACACGAAGCCGAACCGGAACACGAATCCGAATCCGAACCGGAACAGCCGGCGACGACCGACGGCTCCGGGAACGCGGTCGGAGGCGCTACCGTCTCCTCCCAGATCGAACAGCCCGAACGCGTCCAGATCGAAACGCTGGGCGACCGAGTCGGCGACAGCGTTCGAATCGAGGGCGAAATCGTGAGCGCGAGCCAGACGAGCGGCCCGACGGTGTTCGAACTCCGCGACGAAACCGCCGTCGTGGACTGCGCCGCGTTCAAGGAGGCAGGCGTTCGTGCCTACCCCGAAGTAGATACCGGCGACATCGCACGACTGGTCGGCGAAGTCGAACTCCGTAACAACGAACTCCAAGTCGAGACCGAACACCTCGAAGCCCTCACCGAAGAGGAGGAAGCGACCGTCGAGGACCGACTGGCACAGGCACTCGAAGACGAGGCCCGTCCCGAAGACGTCGAACCGCTCGCCGACGACTCTGCCGTCGAAGCCATTCACGGGGACGTCCGCGACGCCGCCGGTGCGATTCGCCGCGCGGTCATCGAATCCCGCCCCGTTATCGTCCGACACAACGCGAGCGCGGAGGGCTACGTGGCCGGAGCGGCCATCGAACGCGCCGTCCTCCCGCTCGTGCGCGACGAACACGCACGAAGCGACGCCCAGTATCACTACTTCGACCGGCGACCGCTCGAAGACGGCTTCTACGACATGCAGGACGCGACGAAGGACGCGACCATGATGCTCGACAACCGCGAGCGCCACGACGAGAAACTACCCCTCTTCGTCCTCATCGATGCCGGAAGCACCGTCGAATCGAGCGACGGACTCTCGCTCCTCGACATCTACGGTGCGCCCCACGTCGTCATCGACACGCACTACCCGGACGACGAAGTCGCCCAAACTGCCGACGTCGTCGTCAACCCGTTCCTCGGCGACTCGGGCGACGACGTAACCGCGGCCGTCCTCGGTGCGAACGTCGCGGCCCACGTCAACGACGAGGTGCGCGACGATGTCGCACACCTCCCCGCAGTCAGCTACTGGGAGGACACCCCGTCCGAATACACCGACCTCGCGACGGATGCGGGCTACGACGAAGACCACGTTACGGCCCTGCGCGAGGCAGTCGCGCTGGAAGCCTACTACCAGTCCTACGAGGACAAGCGCGAACTCATCACCGACCTGCTGTTCGAGCACGCGAAGCGCGACCTCGCCGAGCACGTCAGCGAGCAGTTCCGCACGAAGCTCGAAAACGAACTCGACACCGCCGAGCCGAACCTCACGGTTCGCGGCGCGAACGGCGTCACCTTCACCGTCCTCGACACCGAGGCGTACACCCACCGCTTCGACTTCCCATCGACGGCAGTGCTCCTCGACGCGCTCCACCGCCGCGACATGACGGGACAACCCGGCGACCAGAACGTCACCCTCGGTCTCGCCGACGACGAGGTTCACATCCGAAGCGACGGGGAAATCAACGTCCGCGACATCGCCGAGGACGTCGAGGACCGCGCACCGGAAGCCGGAATCGTCCCCGTCGGCACGCGCGACGGCAAGTTCGAATTCCTCCGCGGCGAGCGCGACGAAGCGCTCGACGCCGTCATCGAAGCCGTCAGCGCGAAGCTGAACTGA
- a CDS encoding PH domain-containing protein, translating into MDRLKIHPLIFAVGFGLYNYEDTPLTYIVGFALCYVLIYVVRESVRWYSVSYRLEDTAVETESGIFDRQHRVIPYDRIQESSVVQNGVDSFLGIANVSCETAGSSKESELELRYVGIEEAERIQDRLGNGSKVSTEEEKLYRLRSAMLFARSVLSSHPKHLFLAISIAMSIIFSPAWLSDFLTPTLPASLVNGHFTVEKFLVVGGATVVGAWGVGVIQSVLEFHDTSVEFRDGEIHQSGGLVWHYSNDIPLDNVQLLRVSTNPLQNAFGFARLTVESAGAADFDIWPARTPVIPLGNRSEVEEIAGTIIDHDDPEFERPPKRMRRRLATRYLIALVLLSFLLYAAQFVWSGFPVPWLLPLVGVPFALVAAHVQWRYRSVAIGDDYLAVRNGILVHSEFIVPLANVQSVSKSQSILQRRFDLATLSVETAASLLSAGTRATDFDTETVEMIYETVQDSSGEVAPRTETRRVVEPEQGNR; encoded by the coding sequence ATGGACCGACTAAAAATCCATCCCCTGATTTTCGCCGTCGGTTTCGGACTGTATAATTACGAAGATACACCGCTCACCTATATCGTCGGGTTCGCCCTGTGCTACGTCCTGATTTACGTCGTGCGCGAAAGCGTCCGATGGTACTCCGTCTCCTATCGTTTGGAGGACACCGCAGTAGAGACGGAATCCGGTATTTTCGACCGGCAGCACCGCGTGATTCCGTACGACCGAATCCAGGAATCGAGCGTCGTTCAGAACGGAGTGGATTCGTTCCTCGGAATCGCGAACGTCTCGTGTGAAACGGCGGGGAGCAGTAAAGAAAGCGAACTGGAGTTGCGCTACGTCGGTATCGAAGAGGCCGAACGAATTCAGGACCGTCTGGGGAACGGAAGTAAGGTCTCGACGGAAGAGGAGAAACTCTATCGACTTCGTTCGGCGATGCTGTTCGCTCGAAGCGTCCTGTCATCGCATCCGAAACACCTCTTCCTCGCGATTTCGATCGCGATGTCTATCATCTTCAGTCCGGCGTGGCTATCGGATTTCCTCACCCCGACGTTACCCGCGTCGCTGGTCAACGGACACTTCACCGTCGAGAAATTCCTCGTCGTTGGTGGGGCAACGGTCGTCGGCGCGTGGGGAGTGGGAGTGATACAGTCCGTGCTCGAATTCCACGACACGTCCGTCGAGTTTCGAGACGGGGAAATCCATCAGTCCGGCGGACTCGTCTGGCACTATTCGAACGACATTCCGCTGGATAACGTGCAACTGTTGCGAGTTTCCACGAACCCCTTACAGAACGCCTTCGGATTCGCACGGTTGACCGTCGAATCCGCCGGTGCGGCCGATTTCGACATCTGGCCCGCTCGGACACCGGTCATCCCGCTGGGGAATCGGTCGGAAGTCGAGGAGATTGCGGGGACGATTATCGACCACGACGACCCGGAGTTCGAGCGTCCACCGAAGCGTATGCGACGCCGTCTGGCGACTCGGTATCTCATCGCCCTCGTACTGCTCTCTTTCCTCCTCTACGCCGCACAGTTCGTTTGGAGCGGGTTCCCCGTTCCGTGGTTACTTCCCCTCGTCGGCGTACCGTTTGCACTCGTCGCTGCACACGTCCAATGGCGATATCGCAGCGTCGCCATCGGCGACGACTATCTCGCGGTCCGAAACGGAATCTTGGTTCACAGCGAGTTCATCGTTCCGCTCGCGAACGTTCAATCTGTTTCGAAGTCACAGTCGATTTTGCAGCGACGGTTCGACCTCGCGACGCTATCCGTCGAGACTGCGGCATCGCTACTGTCCGCCGGAACTCGTGCCACGGACTTCGATACGGAGACGGTCGAGATGATATACGAGACGGTACAGGACAGTTCCGGGGAAGTTGCTCCTCGGACGGAAACACGACGAGTGGTCGAACCCGAACAGGGAAATCGGTAG
- a CDS encoding PH domain-containing protein has product MESLQKRVRYVWFTKTVGAGLIGGIIAGIIASQSTIIPVWSPIPIVLCMLVVALLVTPIRYRAWRFAVDEDGVTIEHGVLRRRETYVPIDRIQHIDINRGVLEQAAGLASIMIHTAGSRRSNLLLPGLRPQRASKLRSRILSLREENRSDESLSEANDVIRGDTV; this is encoded by the coding sequence ATGGAATCGTTACAAAAGAGAGTCCGCTACGTTTGGTTCACGAAGACGGTTGGAGCGGGATTGATCGGTGGAATCATCGCCGGGATCATCGCGTCACAATCCACCATCATTCCGGTCTGGAGTCCGATACCGATCGTTCTCTGTATGCTCGTGGTCGCCCTCCTCGTAACGCCAATTCGATACAGAGCGTGGCGCTTCGCCGTAGACGAAGACGGAGTGACGATCGAACACGGAGTGTTGCGTCGACGGGAGACCTACGTTCCGATAGACCGCATCCAACACATCGACATCAACCGCGGTGTTCTCGAACAAGCCGCCGGGTTAGCGAGCATCATGATTCACACGGCCGGGTCGCGCCGCTCGAACCTACTGCTCCCGGGGCTTCGACCGCAACGCGCCAGCAAACTCCGCAGTCGAATACTGAGCCTCCGCGAGGAGAATCGCTCGGACGAATCGCTCTCCGAGGCGAACGACGTCATCCGAGGTGACACTGTGTGA